One region of Cinclus cinclus chromosome 1, bCinCin1.1, whole genome shotgun sequence genomic DNA includes:
- the C1H8orf82 gene encoding UPF0598 protein C8orf82 homolog — translation MRVGALLRLCALPGPRYLQGQRPGPGTREYFYYVDHHGQLFLDDTKVKNFITCFKDVGFLSFFFKHLERNRSGRYEAEFPFLSRCGRERNFLRCADVPVVFTQILPGSNGNSLLSYCGGGSKLTVPFQPEMLVVFPENGRLYHPAPEKTGGVGLVRSALASEWSSEFQFEEGPEKPPTHFLWEGRRYQLSGELLGILRAEKSELEVESIRS, via the exons ATGAGGGTGGGGGCGCTGCTGCGGCTCTGCGCGCTCCCGGGACCCCGGTACCTGCAGGGGCAGCGCCCGGGGCCTGGAACCCGCGAGTATTTTTATTATGTGGATCACCATGGACAG CTTTTCCTGGATGACACCAAAGTCAAGAACTTCATCACCTGCTTCAAAG ATGTTGGAttcctctccttcttcttcAAGCACCTGGAGCGGAACCGGAGTGGGCGCTACGAGGCGGAATTCCCGTTTCTTTCCCGCTGCGGCCGGGAACGGAATTTTCTGCGCTGTGCCGATGTTCCCGTGGTTTTCACACAAATCCTGCCCGGATCCAATGGGAATTCCCTCCTTTCCTACTGCGGAGGTGGCTCCAAGCTGACGGTGCCGTTCCAGCCAGAAATGCTGGTGGTATTCCCAGAAAATGGGCGGCTTTATCACCCAGCTCCGGAAAAAACCGGAGGAGTTGGGTTAGTTCGTTCCGCGCTGGCATCTGAGTGGAGCTCAGAATTCCAGTTCGAGGAAGGGCCAGAAAAGCCCCCGACACATTTTTtgtgggaagggaggaggtATCAGCTCTCTGGGGAATTGTTGGGAATTCTGCGGGCAGAAAAATCGGAATTGGAGGTTGAGTCCATCAGATCCTAA
- the LOC134043731 gene encoding leucine-rich repeat-containing protein 14-like, with translation MSHPESMDSLLFLCARRVVAHRPLPALPADLYPVLFQAAFLDGRPLVLRDLVATWPFPVLNFQRLVGCRELLRDHPCKLCVQAVILAVVAQLRQDLEEPGRHSSLRVLDMTGLPDSVSGHAPDGMSVWSGTVALAKACLEVSKHQQEFRRRGSKRHKGHSGCAIAAATPQPPGVDIHTDLFVNGTSYGILRDALQTGAAGPLRLKCREFQAEELSASGIVTLLESLYPSFLRRVDLRFNNLGLTGLSVILPHLSRFPELRSLKLQYSNVDVRRLTPESAIGIRCLAGQLGMLLNLQELNLGSSRLSGNLRQILCNLQAPLESLELAFCSLVPADLAFLSQSFHAPALKRLDLSGHDVSQGLLEPLRLLLEETSASLLHLDLMECRMADSHLDTLLPTLRRCSRLRFLGLYGNSLSTAALKDLLQKTLELLDLHLVVYPFPTDCCKPEPPVESGWNFEEVVDEELLAVAKAEFSQLLANSGRTDLVWTNNPYGHRALDYFSL, from the exons ATGAGCCATCCTGAATCCATGgattccctccttttcctctgcgCCCGCCGCGTCGTTGCCCACCGCCCTCTTCCCGCCCTTCCTGCCGATCTCTATCCCGTCCTTTTCCAAGCCGCATTCCTGGATGGAAGACCCCTCGTCCTGCGGGATTTGGTGGCCACTTGGCCTTTTCCAGTGCTCAACTTCCAGCGGCTTGTAGGGTGCCGGGAGCTGCTCCGGGATCATCCCTGCAAGCTCTGTGTCCAGGCTGTCATCctggctgtggtggcacagcTCCGGCAGGATTTGGAAGAGCCTGGCCGCCattccag TCTGCGTGTGCTGGACATGACTGGACTCCCGGATTCCGTGTCTGGCCACGCTCCAGATGGGATGAGTGTCTGGTCCGGCACCGTAGCTTTGGCCAAGGCTtgcctggaggtgtccaagcaCCAGCAGGAATTCCGGAGGCGTGGATCCAAGAGGCACAAAGGCCACTCTGGATGTGCCATAGCAGCAGCCACTCCACAGCCCCCGGGCGTGGACATCCACACCGACCTGTTCGTCAACGGAACGTCCTACGGGATCCTGCGTGACGCACTCCAgactggagctgctggcccaCTGCGCCTCAAGTGCCGTGAATTCCAAGCGGAGGAACTCTCGGCATCCGGGATCGTGACTTTGTTGGAATCTCTGTATCCATCCTTTCTGCGGAGAGTGGATCTGCGCTTTAACAATTTAGGATTAACCGGGCTCTCGGTGATCCTGCCGCACCTTTCGCGCTTCCCGGAGCTACGCAGCCTCAAGCTCCAGTACAGCAATGTGGACGTGCGGCGCCTGACACCAGAATCGGCCATCGGAATCCGCTGCCTGGCTGggcagctgggaatgctgctcaACCTCCAGGAACTCAACCTGGGATCCTCCCGGCTCTCTGGGAATCTGCGCCAGATCCTCTG CAACCTCCAGGCTCCATTGGAAAGCTTGGAATTGGCCTTCTGCTCCCTCGTTCCCGCCGACCTTGCCTTCCTCTCCCAAAGCTTCCACGCTCCGGCCCTCAAAAGGTTGGATCTGAGTGGCCACGACGTCTCCCAAGGCCTCCTGGAGCCTCTCCGGCTGCTCCTGGAGGAAACCTCGGCCTCGCTGCTGCACCTGGATCTCATGGAATGCCGCATGGCCGACTCCCACCTGGACACGCTGCTCCCGACACTCCGGCGCTGCTCCCGCCTGCGCTTCCTGGGACTCTACGGCAATTCCCTGTCCACGGCCGCGCTCAAGGATCTGCTCCAGAAAAccttggagctgctggatcTCCACCTGGTTGTGTATCCCTTCCCCACAGACTGCTGCAAGCCGGAGCCACCGGTGGAGTCCGGTTGGAATTTTGAAGAGGTTGTGGATGAGGAACTTTTGGCAGTGGCCAAGGCAGagttttcccagctgctggcaaaTTCTGGGAGAACCGACCTCGTCTGGACTAACAATCCCTATGGTCACAGAGCTCTGGACTACTTCTCCTTGTAA